A window from Lachnoanaerobaculum umeaense encodes these proteins:
- a CDS encoding DUF6630 family protein: protein MLFNIFNKRKPEWELDVDGEEKGGCTAQEVESLLDSIGNGKIYFIVLTPAKKMDVNNRRLNFVQICKDEDDENYHFEVSTSDVNDNDNIVIYGKGGFAKDKVTDMVQLLMKDNIVPDCSGCEVVFDSIDVKIANVEVYKELVKTISDNEDFLQNMDRCFCYPREYFKDNADRYEDRGITDRDAIDTFVWIAIADEMLESGIAIELDWKEEKDEFLSSIEELANENNLVVDDSILDDEGDIPSWCKELDNKWTKDGYCVAGIDIDSDSYVLFICKTDDLKSLTELAKSINHRIDFAQNM from the coding sequence ATGTTGTTTAATATCTTTAACAAAAGAAAGCCTGAGTGGGAACTTGATGTTGACGGAGAAGAAAAGGGCGGATGTACAGCACAAGAAGTTGAAAGTCTGTTGGATTCTATAGGAAACGGAAAGATATATTTTATTGTCTTGACTCCGGCAAAAAAGATGGATGTAAATAACAGAAGATTGAATTTCGTACAGATATGTAAAGATGAAGATGATGAGAATTATCATTTTGAAGTAAGTACATCGGATGTTAATGACAACGACAACATTGTTATCTATGGAAAGGGAGGATTCGCCAAGGATAAGGTAACGGATATGGTTCAACTCCTTATGAAGGATAATATAGTTCCTGATTGTTCAGGCTGTGAAGTTGTATTTGACAGTATTGATGTCAAGATAGCTAATGTGGAGGTCTACAAAGAACTTGTAAAGACCATATCGGATAATGAAGATTTTTTACAAAATATGGACAGGTGTTTTTGTTATCCGAGAGAATACTTTAAAGATAATGCGGACAGGTATGAGGATAGGGGTATTACAGACAGAGATGCTATAGATACCTTTGTTTGGATTGCCATAGCGGATGAGATGCTTGAGAGCGGTATTGCAATAGAGCTTGATTGGAAAGAGGAAAAAGATGAATTCTTATCAAGTATAGAAGAATTGGCAAATGAGAATAATCTTGTTGTGGATGACAGTATACTTGATGATGAAGGAGATATTCCGTCTTGGTGTAAAGAATTGGATAATAAATGGACGAAAGACGGGTATTGTGTGGCAGGTATTGATATAGACAGCGACAGTTATGTATTATTCATATGTAAAACAGATGATTTAAAGAGTTTAACAGAACTTGCTAAGAGTATAAATCACAGGATTGATTTTGCACAAAATATGTAG
- a CDS encoding Mbeg1-like protein — protein sequence MANIVDYVKWRGDLSFNISPFNELDNAVFSLFSYLNLKDLQLEINKNGISLEDTCHYLITHGYHYGYMSEITADFLDALSSSNRFKNVLILDYADLYHEKKYQFSSTGFLYNDNQMYLAFRGTDDSIIAWKEDFMMSFSVIPAQRFALSFLKKVIAKHPNTNFIVGGHSKGGNLAIYSSAMCSEVFQNKINTIYNNDGPDLCDEVINTDVMKAIKDKIIKIVPDFCIVGMIFNNTENIKVVKADNLAFLQHDILNWKCIGTSFEAVSNVNKDANKFNHLLDKILENTDLSKRQEYVNNFFDKIIDTGTTRLPWGNNNHMT from the coding sequence ATGGCAAATATTGTGGACTATGTAAAATGGCGTGGGGATTTATCCTTTAATATCTCTCCCTTTAATGAACTTGATAATGCAGTTTTTTCATTATTCTCCTATCTTAATTTGAAAGATTTACAACTAGAGATAAATAAAAATGGAATTTCTTTGGAAGATACCTGCCACTATTTAATAACCCATGGCTATCATTATGGATATATGAGTGAAATAACTGCCGATTTTTTAGATGCTCTTTCCTCTTCAAATAGATTTAAAAATGTTTTGATACTTGATTATGCAGATTTATATCATGAAAAGAAATATCAATTTTCTTCAACAGGATTTTTATATAATGACAATCAAATGTACCTTGCATTTAGAGGAACTGATGACAGTATTATTGCTTGGAAAGAAGACTTTATGATGAGTTTTTCTGTTATTCCGGCACAAAGATTTGCTCTCAGTTTTCTAAAGAAAGTTATTGCTAAGCATCCAAATACCAACTTTATAGTAGGTGGTCATAGTAAGGGTGGGAATTTAGCTATTTACTCTAGTGCTATGTGTAGTGAGGTATTTCAAAATAAAATTAACACTATCTATAACAATGATGGTCCTGATCTTTGTGATGAGGTAATCAATACGGATGTGATGAAGGCTATAAAGGATAAGATCATAAAAATAGTTCCTGACTTTTGTATAGTAGGTATGATTTTCAATAATACAGAGAATATAAAAGTTGTAAAAGCAGATAATCTGGCCTTCTTACAGCATGATATATTAAACTGGAAATGCATTGGAACAAGCTTTGAGGCTGTTTCAAATGTAAATAAAGATGCCAATAAGTTTAATCATCTATTAGATAAAATATTGGAAAATACTGATTTAAGCAAACGTCAGGAATACGTCAACAATTTCTTTGACAAAATAATAGATACCGGCACAACCAGATTGCCTTGGGGTAATAATAATCATATGACTTAA
- a CDS encoding Ada metal-binding domain-containing protein, with product MKKKLYLALSTIALSTVLIMPTFAGTWKQDDIGWWYERDDKSFPKSNWEQVDGSWYYFNEQGYILSNQWFGNYYLGPTGAMLTNTTIEGYQIGADGAYIPNNTSTAVSTNTSTDTTVVNNRATDYILNKNTHVFHYSSCTSVKKMSERNKIPFSGTREEAISKNYRPCQICNP from the coding sequence ATGAAGAAAAAACTTTATCTAGCATTATCCACTATTGCTCTCAGTACAGTGCTTATAATGCCTACATTTGCAGGAACATGGAAGCAAGACGATATAGGTTGGTGGTATGAAAGAGATGATAAAAGCTTCCCCAAATCCAACTGGGAGCAAGTAGATGGCTCTTGGTATTACTTTAATGAACAAGGATATATACTATCTAATCAGTGGTTTGGAAATTATTATTTAGGACCTACAGGTGCCATGCTCACAAACACTACTATTGAAGGATATCAAATAGGAGCAGATGGTGCATATATACCAAATAATACTTCAACTGCTGTATCTACAAATACATCAACTGATACAACAGTTGTAAATAATAGAGCAACCGACTATATACTAAATAAAAATACACATGTATTTCACTATTCAAGTTGTACGTCTGTAAAAAAAATGAGTGAACGTAATAAAATACCTTTTAGCGGTACAAGGGAAGAGGCTATTTCAAAAAATTATAGACCTTGTCAAATTTGTAATCCCTAA
- a CDS encoding IS4 family transposase, with protein sequence MRKSQNRLLKDQNNILSDVFLEVCRGGKTNTLVRLRKMPLEDLVYSMINRKGLTLKMELRNYMKTTHPGTEISKPGYLKQRMKLNPDAFKFLYQEHNKNFYQDEEVEPYTYKGFLILAADGSDINIPTTDETIEKYGSASVRGGKPCAQIGLGCIYDVLNRFILESSINTVKFDEMRVAQEQLKGIKDTIGNRYPYLVVIYRGYPSTPAFLNFIDDGVYFVARLKTSDYKAEQKELKSNDEDVDITLTKARRRNYIGKKEETIMMSRDSFSMRFVKVCLDDGKSEIFATNLPRDKFPEECFAELYHMRWGIETAYEVLKDRLKIENFTGIKSVLIEQDINSTIYVSNLAEDIICDIEESSQEHLKNDYKHTMQLNRNLSIGLLKNDLIYILIEKDGNKKVALLQALYDEISKNVVPIRHDRHYHRTKGQLAANFSNTNKRSF encoded by the coding sequence GTGAGAAAATCACAGAATAGACTATTAAAAGATCAGAATAATATTCTTTCAGATGTATTTCTTGAGGTATGTCGTGGTGGCAAAACAAACACTCTTGTCAGACTTAGAAAGATGCCACTAGAAGATTTAGTGTATTCTATGATTAATCGCAAAGGCCTTACTCTCAAAATGGAGCTGCGAAATTATATGAAAACAACACATCCGGGAACAGAAATATCTAAACCAGGTTATCTAAAGCAAAGGATGAAATTAAATCCAGACGCATTTAAGTTTCTTTATCAGGAACATAATAAAAATTTTTACCAGGATGAAGAGGTAGAACCATATACCTATAAAGGATTCCTTATTTTAGCTGCAGATGGATCTGATATAAATATTCCTACAACTGATGAAACCATCGAGAAATACGGAAGTGCCTCAGTGAGAGGAGGAAAACCATGTGCTCAGATTGGGCTGGGATGTATTTACGACGTTCTTAATCGCTTTATTCTGGAAAGCAGTATTAATACCGTAAAGTTTGATGAGATGCGAGTAGCCCAGGAACAGTTAAAAGGAATAAAGGATACAATTGGAAACAGATATCCCTATCTTGTTGTTATTTATAGAGGTTATCCTTCGACACCGGCATTTTTGAATTTTATAGATGATGGAGTGTATTTTGTAGCAAGACTAAAAACAAGTGACTATAAGGCTGAACAGAAAGAATTAAAATCAAATGATGAGGATGTCGACATAACATTAACAAAGGCTAGAAGGAGAAATTATATTGGCAAAAAAGAAGAAACTATTATGATGAGCAGAGATTCCTTTTCAATGAGATTTGTAAAGGTGTGTTTAGATGATGGAAAGTCAGAAATTTTCGCTACTAATCTTCCACGGGATAAATTTCCAGAGGAATGCTTTGCAGAACTGTATCATATGCGCTGGGGTATAGAGACGGCCTATGAAGTTTTGAAAGACAGATTAAAAATCGAAAATTTCACAGGGATAAAATCAGTGCTTATTGAGCAGGACATTAACAGCACTATTTATGTTAGCAATCTTGCAGAAGATATAATCTGTGATATAGAAGAAAGTAGCCAGGAGCACCTAAAGAATGATTATAAACATACAATGCAGTTAAACCGAAACCTAAGTATCGGACTTCTGAAAAATGACCTAATATACATTCTTATAGAAAAAGATGGAAATAAAAAAGTAGCGCTACTACAGGCATTGTATGATGAAATAAGCAAAAATGTAGTGCCGATAAGGCATGATAGACATTATCACAGAACTAAAGGACAGCTTGCAGCAAATTTCTCGAATACAAATAAGCGAAGTTTCTAA
- a CDS encoding tryptophanase — protein sequence MEYEKMLGVEAPKSWTHVVREVPTVTQEQRKKALEMTHYNEFAFPAGLLYIDCLSDSGTTSMTDTQWSAMFLADESYGRNKGYYVLLDAFRDVWERGDDQKRLINYIKEGVDKDDVEKMMNEVYLVDYEGGFINGGKYQLSRPNTFIVPQGRCAEALLFDVLKPLFAKRWPGKVFTIPSNAHFDTTEGNIKQMGNVPRNLFYKDILFEVPEGGKYEKNPFKGDMDIDKLNQLIEAVGVENIPLIYSTVTNNSVCGQAVSMGNIREVSKIAHKYNIPFVMDGARWAENCYFIKMNEEGYADKSICEIAKEMFSYFDVVSASLKKNGHANMGGVLAFRDKGLFWQKFSDFNEDGSVKTDIGHLLKVRQISAYGNDSYGGMSGHDIMALCQGMYEEARFDYQDERVRQCQYLADGLTANGVPVVQPAGGHGIYVDVDKFFNYKRGHESFAGQALSLEMIHRYGIRCSELGDFSMEYDLKTPEQQKEVCNVVRLAINRSQFSKQHMDYIIAALTQLYKDRDTIPNLKITFGHTLPMRHFHAWAEPVVPSKEEMCDEENFKYWENK from the coding sequence ATGGAGTATGAGAAGATGTTAGGTGTAGAGGCACCAAAGTCATGGACACATGTAGTTAGGGAAGTTCCGACAGTTACACAGGAACAAAGAAAGAAAGCCCTTGAAATGACTCATTATAATGAGTTTGCTTTCCCGGCAGGTCTTTTATATATAGACTGTCTTTCTGACTCAGGTACTACATCAATGACAGATACACAGTGGTCAGCTATGTTCCTTGCAGATGAATCCTATGGAAGAAACAAAGGTTACTATGTGCTTTTGGATGCATTCAGAGATGTATGGGAAAGAGGAGATGATCAGAAGAGACTCATCAACTACATCAAAGAAGGTGTTGATAAGGATGATGTAGAGAAGATGATGAATGAAGTGTACTTGGTTGACTATGAGGGTGGCTTTATCAATGGTGGTAAGTATCAACTTTCAAGACCTAACACATTTATTGTTCCACAGGGACGTTGTGCAGAGGCACTTTTATTTGATGTATTAAAGCCATTATTTGCAAAGAGATGGCCGGGAAAGGTATTTACTATTCCATCAAATGCACACTTTGATACTACAGAGGGCAATATCAAACAGATGGGAAATGTACCTAGAAATCTTTTCTATAAGGATATTTTGTTTGAAGTGCCTGAGGGTGGAAAGTATGAGAAGAATCCTTTTAAAGGGGATATGGATATTGACAAGCTAAACCAGCTTATTGAGGCTGTGGGAGTTGAAAATATTCCTCTAATCTACTCAACAGTAACTAACAACTCTGTATGTGGACAGGCAGTGTCTATGGGAAATATTAGGGAAGTTTCTAAGATTGCACATAAGTATAATATTCCATTTGTTATGGACGGTGCAAGATGGGCAGAAAATTGTTATTTCATAAAGATGAATGAAGAGGGTTATGCTGATAAGTCAATTTGTGAAATAGCAAAAGAAATGTTCTCTTACTTTGATGTTGTTTCTGCATCATTAAAGAAAAACGGACATGCAAACATGGGTGGAGTTTTAGCTTTTCGTGACAAAGGACTTTTCTGGCAGAAGTTCTCAGATTTTAATGAGGATGGAAGTGTAAAGACTGATATTGGACATCTTTTGAAGGTTCGACAGATATCTGCTTATGGTAATGACTCTTATGGTGGAATGTCAGGACATGATATTATGGCACTTTGTCAGGGTATGTATGAAGAAGCAAGATTTGATTATCAAGATGAGAGAGTAAGACAATGCCAGTATTTGGCAGATGGACTTACAGCAAATGGAGTTCCGGTTGTGCAGCCGGCAGGTGGACATGGAATCTATGTTGATGTAGACAAGTTCTTTAACTACAAGAGAGGACATGAAAGCTTTGCAGGTCAGGCACTTTCTTTGGAGATGATTCATCGTTATGGTATTCGTTGTTCAGAACTTGGAGATTTCTCTATGGAGTATGATTTGAAGACTCCTGAGCAACAAAAAGAGGTATGTAATGTTGTTCGTCTGGCTATCAATAGAAGTCAGTTCAGCAAGCAACATATGGACTATATAATTGCTGCATTGACACAACTCTACAAAGATAGAGATACTATTCCAAACCTAAAGATTACTTTTGGACATACATTGCCAATGAGACATTTCCATGCTTGGGCTGAGCCTGTTGTTCCATCTAAAGAAGAAATGTGTGATGAAGAAAATTTCAAATATTGGGAAAACAAATAA
- a CDS encoding EXLDI protein produces the protein MATKNIYVAEADLHLFDDAAKYAGSLSAAVIQALQDFLSVQRNKSEGYDKIELNLYEKGARRKVMFYGMEITRVERPIDGGIRIDTIYKTAKGQLAVATKVRKELPNWAKGNPHVWENPQSWSHDFWNLGDRVLNVYPDIESLKEKDAYLSECCESSLSEKPYEFLDI, from the coding sequence ATGGCCACAAAAAATATTTATGTTGCAGAAGCAGATCTACACTTATTTGATGATGCTGCCAAGTACGCCGGAAGTCTTTCTGCCGCTGTGATACAGGCACTTCAGGACTTTCTAAGTGTTCAACGCAACAAAAGCGAAGGATATGACAAGATTGAGTTAAACCTCTATGAAAAAGGGGCAAGAAGAAAGGTAATGTTCTATGGTATGGAGATTACTCGTGTAGAACGTCCGATAGACGGTGGAATAAGGATTGACACGATTTATAAAACTGCAAAAGGGCAACTTGCAGTGGCAACCAAGGTTCGCAAGGAGCTTCCGAATTGGGCGAAAGGAAATCCACACGTATGGGAAAACCCACAGTCTTGGTCACATGATTTTTGGAATCTGGGGGACAGAGTGTTAAACGTATATCCGGACATAGAGAGCCTAAAGGAGAAGGATGCGTACCTTTCCGAGTGCTGCGAATCTTCTCTTTCGGAAAAGCCTTATGAGTTTTTGGATATTTAG
- a CDS encoding DUF6219 family protein, with amino-acid sequence MLKKHQFWAVVAIIGMVMCMITGHAMVAGHKSKACEE; translated from the coding sequence ATGTTAAAGAAGCATCAATTCTGGGCAGTTGTAGCAATTATTGGAATGGTAATGTGTATGATTACAGGTCATGCTATGGTTGCAGGACATAAATCAAAGGCTTGTGAAGAATAA
- a CDS encoding 2-C-methyl-D-erythritol 4-phosphate cytidylyltransferase: MFIKILTKEYKGEKYYYASLVENKRIDGKVVQTVKANLGAVTGEQIPYLKAAYAKKKPRLVYDED; this comes from the coding sequence ATGTTTATAAAAATACTTACAAAAGAATATAAAGGTGAAAAGTATTATTATGCCAGCCTTGTTGAAAATAAACGTATTGATGGCAAGGTTGTGCAGACAGTGAAAGCGAATCTGGGTGCAGTTACTGGGGAGCAGATTCCATATTTGAAGGCAGCCTATGCTAAGAAGAAACCTCGTCTTGTTTATGATGAGGATTAA
- a CDS encoding cell wall-binding protein encodes MKKLILILSLIFSLFMSMSVLAADYTIGDASWDVGDRAYATWDEAEDKTKYKVQLYKGTKKIGGNNTTSSTKYDFTKLIADNGAGSYKFKVYPLKGGPNMAIESPAEPVEAEAIAVFKKSRSNSNTGTTSNNTSTNNTSSNNWYQANGAWHYRKSDGTYATNWFKVNDHWYFFDANGNMQTGWITDNSNGYRYYLNQPNGDMSVGWTLINNKWYYFEESGLYKTGWIEYNGLWYYLNTNGEMVTNTIIDGFNINQDGVWVQ; translated from the coding sequence ATGAAAAAACTAATTTTAATTTTATCACTAATCTTCTCATTATTTATGAGCATGTCAGTGTTAGCAGCTGACTATACTATTGGTGATGCGTCATGGGATGTTGGAGACAGGGCATATGCAACTTGGGATGAAGCTGAAGACAAGACAAAATATAAGGTACAATTATATAAGGGCACTAAGAAGATAGGCGGTAACAATACTACCAGCAGTACAAAGTATGACTTTACAAAACTTATTGCTGATAATGGTGCCGGAAGCTATAAATTCAAGGTTTATCCATTAAAGGGTGGTCCTAACATGGCTATAGAGTCACCCGCTGAGCCTGTTGAAGCAGAGGCAATAGCTGTTTTTAAAAAGAGCAGAAGTAACTCAAACACTGGTACCACTTCAAATAATACTTCTACAAACAACACAAGTAGCAATAATTGGTATCAGGCTAATGGAGCTTGGCATTACAGAAAATCAGATGGAACTTATGCTACAAATTGGTTTAAAGTAAATGATCACTGGTATTTCTTTGATGCTAATGGAAATATGCAAACTGGGTGGATTACTGACAATAGCAATGGATACAGATATTATCTAAATCAACCAAATGGTGATATGTCTGTAGGTTGGACACTTATAAATAATAAATGGTATTATTTTGAGGAATCCGGACTTTATAAAACAGGATGGATAGAGTATAATGGACTTTGGTACTATCTTAACACCAATGGTGAAATGGTTACAAATACTATCATTGATGGATTTAATATAAATCAAGATGGTGTTTGGGTTCAATAA